In Apteryx mantelli isolate bAptMan1 chromosome 18, bAptMan1.hap1, whole genome shotgun sequence, a single window of DNA contains:
- the ANKRD60 gene encoding ankyrin repeat domain-containing protein 60, translating into MVFLPPRTFSVQLRLAETNEIFSLPQCQNDLTLKKLKPHLELLTGVPLNFQWLQYLDEVDLPDDSTFKDNEIVPGGMITMRIWRQDGRGRLVAAAAKGETVKLAHLGVMEDFAGTTPYAEFLGPERRKEWVAHRASVALFVASHRGCVRTAEFLLRNGADLHSKTLLGRTALHVAAVAGQRACIELLLSYGAQAFDPDHEGQTAVSLARLSGQKQSEHTMFRFEWKKKAADAVPSTIFESSLAADI; encoded by the exons ATGGTTTTTTTGCCCCCACGGACCTTTAGTGTCCAGCTCCGTCTAGCTGAAACTAATGAGATCTTTTCACTGCCTCAATGCCAAAATGACTTGACTTTGAAGAAGCTTAAGCCCCATTTGGAATTACTGACTGGGGTACCCCTTAATTTCCAGTGGCTTCAGTACCTGGATGAAG TAGATCTGCCAGACGATTCTACGTTTAAGGACAATGAGATTGTCCCTGGTGGAATGATTACAATGCGCATCTGGAGACAAGATGGCCGGGGACGTCTTGTGGCAGCTGCTGCAAAAGGAGAGACTGTGAAG CTAGCCCATCTGGGAGTTATGGAGGACTTTGCGGGCACCACTCCATATGCAGAATTCCTGGGgccagagcggaggaaggaatgGGTAGCGCACCGAGCTTCTGTGGCACTGTTTGTTGCCAGCCACAGGGGCTGTGTCAGAACTGCTGAGTTTCTCCTGAGAAATG GTGCGGATTTGCATTCTAAAACCCTGCTGGGAAGGACTGCTCTTCACGTTGCTGCCGTCGCAGGCCAGCGTGCCTGCATTGAACTGCTGCTTAGCTATGGGGCACAAGCTTTTGACCCAGATCACGAGGGACAAACTGCAGTGAGCCTTGCCCGCTTGTCGGGCCAGAAGCAGAGTGAACACACCATGTTCCGCTTCGAGTGGAAGAAGAAAGCAGCTGACGCTGTGCCATCCACCATCTTTGAATCAAGCCTGGCAGCAGACATCTGA